In Crassostrea angulata isolate pt1a10 chromosome 4, ASM2561291v2, whole genome shotgun sequence, one genomic interval encodes:
- the LOC128181178 gene encoding uncharacterized protein LOC128181178: MLTRGHLWIGLTAVLRLPAFFILEKWFLSTPGDVWYEVLASTIGLFLTISLTCLRQDNLFELYRNLLSLLLLTIAYFYSQRILDDTISSENKINAIALFGTFLMTSIFGLLANYISIGTEFKVFMTFSLPVILTCEYLRLPGSVIQYVQCFSDGLLYCFLVYHTLRVLISAVNNLVREIKTTSVMNIFGVYLDVKSLVDSLFVQQQLMLFWLTSFSYNALYYAMQSAETNLFQVDWGTILSLCVSNCCKTYVGLIATSVAAAYASCFVRSLLIFVITDVITDVM, translated from the exons ATGCTTACCCGTGGACATCTTTGGATCGGGCTGACAGCTGTGCTTAGACTACCGGCGTTTTTTATTTTGGAGAAATGGTTTCTGTCCACTCCAGGAGACGTTTGGTACGAAGTGCTCGCATCAACAATAG GTCTCTTTCTAACCATATCTTTGACATGTCTGCGCCAGGACAACCTCTTTGAGTTGTACAGAAATCTACTGTCTCTCCTTCTTCTAACAATAGCTTATTTCTACTCACAACGTATTTTGGACGACACGATATCAagtgaaaacaaaatcaatgcCATAGCATTATTCGGGACCTTCCTTATGACAAGTATATTCGGCCTGCTCGCAAACTATATATCCATAGGCACAGAGTTCAAGGTTTTCATGACTTTCAGCCTTCCAGTAATACTTACTTGTGAATATCTAAGACTGCCTGGATCAGTTATTCAATACGTCCAGTGCTTTTCAGATGGACTTTTGTATTGTTTCTTAGTGTATCATACATTAAGAGTACTGATTTCCGCTGTCAACAACTTGGTTAGGGAGATTAAGACGACTTCTGTGATGAATATTTTCGGAGTTTACCTCGATGTGAAGTCTTTAGTCGATTCCTTATTTGTTCAACAACAACTGATGCTATTTTGGCTGACTTCATTTTCCTACAATGCGTTGTATTACGCGATGCAGTCTGCTGAGACAAACCTCTTCCAGGTGGACTGGGGGACAATTTTATCTCTCTGTGTCAGTAATTGCTGCAAGACTTATGTAGGTCTCATAGCGACGAGTGTTGCAGCGGCATATGCTTCCTGTTTTGTGAGATCTCTGCTCATCTTTGTGATAACAGATGTGATAACAGATGTTATGTAA
- the LOC128179463 gene encoding uncharacterized protein LOC128179463: MVDFLLIKNNLFKGLEALLRLHALCYLEGNMLAIPVFFSLEACLVTLPTLSFLESLLMIRQGFSLLRTFSRLPETIRHGWSLIWENRRFMVAVLSITLPKDKLFELQKMRYRGYLRAVLLTCCVGLFPTNSAPVAEHIVFFGSGLILILLSKNRYIQAAIIILFILSFVNHFLVLPTTFVTTVRVIITVPVVGYLVYQWIKDVISIVRLFVTEIYKGIQQVKTFGLRSVANFTGLLSSHIRPHLFLFWYALSLMYATLPVINMCMYTNSKNKTFWLCLETFLYNTAIVNNTIVGISATSLIVMSASRYIRRMTRTFIYSCKEMTPMIDSDSFIVFFLIIIFAIYIIQSSVLFTYLHEHNKIDVKVIFWFIFFHITTVFINNIYQMVDSDIFAIRASVTHIFKPIRVLFLDSFLLIMMLCVVYSIYHLVSFKLSCVIVITGLSKCIQISGSIIIYILLLNRAFPSLDKVGLVSSLKMLDFVGVIFVAYFSGLSFLQISQCILLCYHSGWNKLIHQRMVGIFYP, from the exons ATGGTCGACTTTTTGCTCATCAAGAATAACCTTTTCAAGGGACTAGAGGCTTTACTTAGACTACATGCACTTTGCTACTTGGAGGGCAATATGTTGGCAATACCTGTTTTCTTTTCCTTGGAGGCATGTTTAGTGACATTACCAACACTTTCCTTCTTGGAGTCTTTGTTAATGATAAGACAAGGATTCTCACTCCTAAGGACATTTTCGAGACTACCAGAAACCATT AGGCATGGTTGGAGTTTAATTTGGGAGAACC GGCGTTTCATGGTGGCAGTGCTTTCGATCACTCTACCCAAAGACAAGCTCTTTGAACTTCAAAAGATGAGATACAGAGGATATCTGCGAGCTGTTTTACTTACTTGCTGCGTCGGGTTGTTTCCGACGAATTCGGCGCCCGTAGCTGAGCACATAGTATTTTTTGGTTCTGGACTTATCCTTATACTCCTATCCAAGAATAGATATATCCAAGCAGCCATTATAATATTGTTTATCCTATCATTTGTCAACCATTTTTTGGTATTACCAACGACGTTTGTAACAACCGTAAGAGTCATAATTACAGTGCCTGTAGTTGGTTACCTAGTGTATCAGTGGATAAAAGATGTCATTTCCATCGTACGTTTGTTTGTAACAGAGATTTATAAGGGCATTCAGCAAGTTAAAACCTTCGGGTTGCGTTCAGTTGCTAATTTCACTGGTCTTTTATCCTCACATATAAGACcacatctttttcttttttggtatGCTTTATCTTTAATGTATGCAACATTACCAGTAATTAATATGTGCATGTACACAaactcaaaaaataaaacattttggtTGTGTTTGGAAACATTTTTGTACAACACTGCTATTGTCAACAATACTATTGTTGGAATTTCCGCAACAAGTTTAATTGTAATGTCTGCATCACGATACATACGTCGAATGAcaagaacatttatttacagttGTAAAGAAATGACTCCAATGATTGATTCTGACAGTTTcatagttttctttttaatcatcatctttgcaatttatataatacagtCATCTGTATTGTTTACATACTTGCATGAACATAATAAGATAGATGTGAAAGTTATATTTTGGTTCATATTCTTTCATATCacaacagtttttatcaataatatttACCAAATGGTAGATTCAGACATCTTCGCCATTCGTGCATCCGTGACCCACATTTTTAAACCCATCCGAGTTCTATTCCTAGATAGTTTTCTCCTTATAATGATGTTGTGTGTCGTTTACTCAATTTATCACCTTGTCAGCTTTAAATTGTCTTGTGTTATTGTTATAACTGGTTTGTCAAAATGTATCCAGATCAGTGGCTCCATCATAATATACATCCTTTTATTGAATAGAGCTTTCCCATCTCTAGACAAAGTTGGCCTCGTAAGTTCGCTTAAAATGCTAGATTTTGTAGGTGTCATTTTTGTTGCATACTTCAGCGGATTAAGCTTTCTTCAGATTTCTCAGTGTATTTTACTCTGCTATCATAGCGGTTGGAACAAACTGATACATCAAAGGATGGTCGGGATCTTTTATCCTTAG
- the LOC128181397 gene encoding RING finger protein 145-like, protein MLKQDHFFACLAAILRLPAFFLLEKWLQSSEGEVWSQKHVAVTVLFGATLLICLPKDQLFELFEIIIGFILLTSYNVNIQNSTVEKSSGEKTNDIDIHVMKALYVTCVFGLLVAFVFRKKGIKTILIVMSCLPIIILYSELPVTIIHYVNYLANALLLCHLIYSLCFAARIVKFAFSYLIEDIRREGTCMPALEYLVHSLFLQHQILLFWLASFTLNIFYYLTLISIADANVMRLNWITILFMCISECCNTYIGLLATSVALSYASYYTRHMMIIVLCGKRMNTINDIGYAIIDAMIMFLMSIEGGIIDMKATINHQYLLNRALIFRLIFLYSATFFLSNTYQLLNLKLLTFGASPVTKVFQHIKALGLYSIILVFLLCTLHLINQLISDVMVTYPVLIIGFSTIVQIFCSMLTYAIFMYDVIYCVEHLDDRIFYLRSFVEVLDYLGSLIIACGGLWLLKTNGFSWIQTPMLILQLCSLWDRFQNGRKTLVLRRDARKKIDSIPTATREKIGEYDDVCPICHQNMSSAKITPCGHLYHRECLQKWMNLKDSCPLCSYQLTVQTSPS, encoded by the exons ATGTTAAAGCAGGATCACTTTTTTGCATGCCTGGCGGCCATACTGAGACTCCCGGCATTTTTTCTGTTGGAGAAATGGCTTCAGTCATCTGAAGGGGAGGTTTGGTCACAAAAACATGTAGCGGTGACTG TTCTCTTTGGGGCCACACTCTTAATATGTCTACCCAAGGACCAGCTCTTTGAGTTGTTCGAGATAATTATTGGATTCATCCTTCTTACCAGttataatgtaaatattcaaaactctaccgttGAAAAATCAAGTGGAGAAAAGACCAATgacatagatatacatgtaatgaaagCGCTTTATGTGACCTGCGTATTTGGTCTTCTTGTAGCGTTTGTATTCAGAAAGAAAGGAATTAAGACAATCCTTATAGTGATGTCATGTTTgccaattattattttgtattcagAGTTACCTGTAACAATCATTCATTATGTCAATTATTTGGCAAACGCATTGCTACTTTGCCATTTAATATATTCATTGTGTTTTGCAGCACGTATAGTAAAATTCGCGTTCAGCTATTTGATTGAAGATATTCGCCGAGAGGGTACCTGTATGCCTGCTTTGGAGTATCTTGTTCACTCTTTATTTTTGCAGCAccaaattttgttattttggcTTGCCTCATTTACcttaaatatcttttattacCTTACATTGATTTCGATTGCCGATGCAAATGTGATGCGTCTAAACTGGATAACAATTTTGTTCATGTGTATTAGCGAATGTTGCAATACGTATATAGGTTTGTTAGCAACAAGTGTTGCATTGTCGTATGCATCGTACTATACCCGACACATGAtgataattgttctttgtggcAAAAGAATGAACACTATCAATGATATTGGCTATGCAATCATAGATGCAATGATAATGTTTTTGATGAGCATTGAAGGTGGAATAATAGATATGAAAGCCACAATCAACCACCAATATCTGCTAAACAGAGCATTAATTTTCCGACTAATATTTCTATATTCCGCTACATTCTTTCTCAGTAATACCTATCAATTGTTAAACTTAAAACTCCTTACTTTTGGAGCATCACCGGTCACAAAAGTGTTCCAGCACATTAAAGCTCTTGGACTATATTCTATTATCCTCGTGTTCTTGTTATGCACTTTACACTTGATAAATCAGCTGATTTCTGACGTCATGGTAACATATCCAGTGTTGATTATCGGATTTTCGACAATAGTCCAAATTTTCTGCTCGATGTTGACTTATGCTATATTCATGTACGATGTCATTTATTGCGTTGAACATCTCGATGACAGGATCTTCTACCTAAGGTCTTTTGTAGAAGTACTGGATTATCTAGGATCTCTCATAATAGCTTGTGGTGGATTATGGTTACTAAAAACCAATGGATTTAGCTGGATTCAGACTCCAATGCTGATCTTACAATTATGTTCTCTTTGGGATAGATTCCAAAATGGCCGAAAAACCTTGGTTTTAAGGAGAGACGCCAGGAAAAAAATAGATTCCATACCAACAGCAACTCGGGAAAAAATCGGTGAATATGATGATGTTTGCCCAATCTGTCATCAAAATATGTCGTCTGCAAAAATCACTCCGTGTGGCCATCTTTATCACAGAGAGTGTCTACAGAAGTGGATGAATTTAAAAGACTCGTGTCCCCTTTGTTCCTACCAACTTACAGTTCAAACGTCTCCTTCCTAA